From the Halalkalicoccus sp. CGA53 genome, one window contains:
- a CDS encoding cupin domain-containing protein — MSLDRYPDLDPGEGEVVSEELVVDDDVLVKAFAIGPGGELSTHVHEGETNVFHVLSGTVTVLQGDNEEEVAAPGVVLHEKGAPHGARNDTDEVVVFTASLCPLPG, encoded by the coding sequence ATGAGCCTCGACAGATATCCCGACCTCGACCCCGGAGAGGGCGAGGTCGTCTCCGAGGAACTGGTCGTCGACGACGACGTGCTCGTGAAGGCGTTCGCGATCGGACCCGGCGGCGAACTCTCGACGCACGTCCACGAGGGCGAGACGAACGTCTTCCACGTCCTCTCGGGGACCGTGACGGTGCTCCAGGGCGACAACGAAGAGGAGGTCGCGGCACCGGGGGTCGTCCTCCACGAGAAGGGCGCACCCCACGGCGCGCGCAACGACACCGACGAGGTCGTCGTCTTCACCGCGAGTCTCTGTCCGTTACCGGGCTGA